One region of Chlorobiota bacterium genomic DNA includes:
- a CDS encoding T9SS type A sorting domain-containing protein, producing MRTLLVFTALLFLLPPLVEAYHVGEKPRPAPPSDAGKPQILRVSQTELEFGSAVAGPVALRISDVRGNLLSNNGRYVTEAEPINGKGRFVLNLDNLRSGVYFIVLSNSAGVSSRGVLEVK from the coding sequence ATGCGCACTCTTCTGGTTTTTACCGCACTGTTGTTCCTGCTGCCACCGCTTGTTGAAGCCTACCATGTTGGCGAAAAACCGAGACCTGCACCCCCCAGCGATGCAGGGAAGCCGCAGATTCTCCGGGTTTCACAAACGGAGTTGGAGTTTGGATCTGCTGTGGCCGGCCCGGTCGCCTTGCGGATTAGCGATGTGCGCGGCAATCTTCTATCAAACAACGGACGGTACGTTACCGAGGCCGAGCCAATTAACGGCAAAGGGCGGTTCGTGCTAAATCTGGATAACCTGAGAAGTGGGGTGTATTTCATCGTCCTGAGCAACAGCGCAGGGGTTTCGTCGAGAGGGGTGCTTGAGGTGAAATAG
- a CDS encoding helix-turn-helix domain-containing protein yields MSKHRSQHVREGADVLLWHEHKLSGKPQQAKIRALQLLGRDPSLTFAEAARQLGCSERTVKRWWKQYRSGGILEVVKEPRTRGRQPRLSEDQLSEIGIKVRGGRLRSLAQTQQWIAQEYGVSYSIKGVSQLLRRIGVATAEKGRIERKTAKSQQYPPGQLLTFLNSLSTESDSVAWITAFREGLLQLLADVDKVAVAVNFECDILTPGASGYDVQVQQFVDTAQRASQEVAMNESQQSLTRSQSIIQALRLRGFTEDLYHQPIAFEYYLKGVEYLGVVVLWREQSKTAISKETIELLTRLEPFITFALSDLVARHQLAKPQERLFNAAMVAMRNEGKLTEQERRVVILQVTGHTYQQIADKLEISVETVRKHISNVYRKTGTSSSVELFAKYFTPRLSQ; encoded by the coding sequence ATGAGTAAGCACCGAAGCCAACACGTCCGCGAAGGAGCCGATGTTTTGCTGTGGCATGAACACAAACTGAGCGGCAAGCCCCAGCAGGCAAAGATTCGTGCGTTGCAGCTGCTGGGCCGCGACCCATCGCTCACGTTTGCGGAAGCGGCGCGGCAGTTGGGGTGTTCCGAGCGGACGGTAAAACGATGGTGGAAGCAATATCGAAGCGGTGGCATTTTGGAGGTGGTGAAGGAGCCACGCACAAGGGGGCGGCAGCCCAGGTTGTCGGAAGATCAATTGTCGGAAATCGGCATCAAAGTGCGTGGTGGTCGCCTGCGCTCCCTTGCGCAAACGCAGCAGTGGATCGCGCAGGAGTATGGGGTTTCCTACAGCATCAAAGGTGTGTCGCAGTTGCTGCGCCGGATTGGGGTGGCGACTGCCGAAAAAGGCCGAATTGAGCGAAAAACGGCAAAAAGTCAACAGTATCCGCCGGGTCAGCTCCTCACATTTTTGAACTCCCTTTCAACAGAATCCGACAGCGTTGCTTGGATCACCGCCTTCCGCGAAGGGCTGTTGCAGCTGTTGGCCGATGTTGATAAAGTCGCAGTTGCCGTGAATTTTGAGTGCGACATCCTAACCCCAGGCGCAAGCGGCTACGATGTGCAGGTGCAGCAGTTTGTTGATACGGCCCAGCGTGCCTCGCAGGAGGTTGCCATGAACGAATCGCAGCAATCGCTCACCCGCTCCCAATCCATTATCCAAGCTCTACGATTACGAGGATTCACCGAAGACCTTTACCATCAGCCGATTGCTTTTGAGTATTACTTGAAAGGGGTGGAGTATCTAGGAGTGGTGGTTCTTTGGAGGGAGCAGAGCAAAACGGCTATTAGTAAGGAGACCATCGAACTGCTTACCCGGCTGGAGCCGTTTATCACGTTCGCGCTTTCGGATCTTGTGGCGCGGCATCAGTTAGCCAAGCCGCAAGAACGGCTGTTCAACGCAGCGATGGTTGCGATGCGGAACGAAGGAAAACTGACCGAGCAAGAGCGGCGGGTGGTGATCCTTCAGGTTACGGGCCACACCTACCAACAAATAGCCGACAAGCTGGAAATCTCCGTGGAAACGGTGCGGAAGCACATCTCGAACGTGTATCGAAAGACCGGAACAAGCAGTTCGGTGGAGCTGTTTGCGAAGTACTTCACCCCCCGTTTATCCCAGTAG
- a CDS encoding lysophospholipid acyltransferase family protein → MIEAQPSAFHRWLVTAYFRRKARRRFAAVLERGLPHLADWNNGGPARTPLILLANHSSWWDAAMPFLVSFGACRHDAYAIMEHRQLDRFRFFARAGAFSIVREHPRQALRTLRYGAELLRGSSRVLWIYPQGVIVPNDAGPIVGYPGAAHLVQMLGGCMVAAVAFRYQLLRHELPVAYVSIGQPQPMAAAAGRDGIRATHAQMMELLTNEVESLRAAVVAESTEGFRELLRGKRSVDEWWSRVKGGNGDSAGMS, encoded by the coding sequence ATGATTGAAGCCCAACCCAGTGCGTTCCACCGTTGGCTGGTTACGGCGTACTTCCGCAGGAAGGCGCGGCGGCGGTTTGCGGCGGTTCTGGAACGCGGGCTTCCCCACCTTGCCGATTGGAACAACGGCGGCCCCGCCCGCACCCCGCTGATCCTTCTGGCGAACCACTCCAGTTGGTGGGATGCGGCAATGCCGTTCCTGGTCTCCTTTGGCGCGTGCCGCCACGATGCTTACGCCATCATGGAGCATCGGCAGCTGGATCGCTTCCGTTTTTTTGCGCGTGCCGGGGCGTTCTCCATCGTTCGGGAACATCCCCGCCAGGCGCTCCGCACGCTGCGGTACGGCGCGGAGCTGCTGCGGGGAAGCTCGCGGGTGTTGTGGATCTATCCGCAAGGGGTGATTGTGCCGAACGACGCGGGCCCGATTGTTGGCTATCCTGGCGCGGCGCATCTTGTTCAGATGCTGGGCGGGTGCATGGTGGCGGCGGTGGCGTTCCGCTACCAGCTGCTTCGCCACGAGCTTCCGGTGGCCTACGTCAGCATCGGGCAACCGCAACCGATGGCCGCCGCCGCGGGCCGCGATGGAATCCGCGCCACCCACGCCCAGATGATGGAGTTGCTGACCAACGAAGTGGAGTCGCTCCGCGCCGCCGTCGTGGCGGAATCCACCGAAGGCTTCCGTGAACTCCTTCGCGGAAAACGCTCGGTGGACGAATGGTGGAGCAGGGTGAAAGGGGGGAATGGGGATTCTGCGGGGATGAGCTAG